In bacterium, a single genomic region encodes these proteins:
- a CDS encoding radical SAM protein — protein sequence MRCIDIIKKVNPEIKIVVGGPHPSLMLDEVASNSKIDYIMLGEGEISFTNLLKNIQEGKNRKRIIQGIKPELDKLPFIDRELYEGFEKPCIEDFPSPFSTIIAGRGCIYNCSFCQPSEKILFGKKVRRRSVDNVVEELKILKKRYGFKSFLIHDDCLTEDKKWINEFCEKYKNNGFNQPFYCQTRADIICKNENLVKQMRDSGLAMFIIGFESGNQRILNFLRKGTTVEQNYKAAEMCKKYGIKIWANYMMGIPTETKKEMMDTVRMIKKIKPAHCSPAYYTPHPGSDLYTYCIENNLSLIANHDSYRRNPGEAKIKGVDYKFLNQALLDSMHYGKVNIRLSRIFLENKQLMFWKERIKKTFLGKILVGWIKKIIKYV from the coding sequence ATGCGATGTATTGACATTATTAAAAAAGTTAATCCGGAGATTAAAATAGTAGTGGGGGGACCACATCCTAGTTTGATGTTGGATGAAGTAGCTTCCAACTCAAAAATTGATTATATCATGCTTGGTGAAGGAGAAATAAGTTTTACTAATCTATTAAAAAATATTCAAGAAGGCAAAAATAGAAAAAGGATTATTCAAGGAATCAAGCCGGAGCTTGATAAACTTCCTTTTATAGATAGAGAGCTTTATGAAGGTTTTGAAAAACCTTGCATAGAAGACTTCCCCAGCCCTTTTTCCACTATTATTGCGGGAAGAGGATGTATATATAATTGTAGTTTCTGCCAGCCTTCAGAAAAAATTCTTTTTGGGAAAAAAGTTCGACGAAGGTCAGTTGACAATGTAGTTGAAGAACTGAAAATCTTAAAAAAAAGATATGGATTCAAGAGTTTTTTAATCCATGATGACTGTTTGACAGAAGATAAAAAATGGATAAATGAATTCTGTGAAAAATATAAAAATAATGGATTTAACCAGCCTTTCTACTGTCAAACCAGAGCAGACATCATTTGTAAAAATGAAAATTTGGTAAAGCAAATGAGGGACTCAGGACTAGCAATGTTTATTATCGGGTTTGAAAGCGGAAACCAAAGAATATTAAATTTTTTACGAAAAGGAACTACTGTTGAACAGAATTATAAAGCTGCTGAAATGTGTAAGAAATATGGAATAAAAATTTGGGCCAATTATATGATGGGTATTCCCACTGAGACCAAGAAAGAAATGATGGATACAGTGAGAATGATTAAGAAGATTAAGCCCGCTCATTGTAGCCCAGCGTACTATACACCGCATCCTGGAAGTGATTTATATACATATTGCATTGAAAATAATTTATCTTTGATTGCTAACCATGACAGTTATAGAAGAAATCCAGGTGAGGCAAAAATAAAGGGGGTTGACTATAAATTTTTAAATCAGGCTCTGTTAGACTCAATGCATTATGGGAAGGTAAATATACGCCTAAGCCGAATTTTCTTAGAAAACAAGCAACTAATGTTTTGGAAGGAACGCATTAAAAAAACTTTTTTGGGGAAAATACTCGTAGGGTGGATTAAGAAAATTATTAAATATGTGTGA
- a CDS encoding glycosyltransferase family 2 protein, which translates to MNFVSVIIVNRDVSFLKRCLDSVYQQTYEKIEVILIDNASSDGSVEFVTMNYPATVVVRNSVNEGFCKGNNRGFALAKGEYIMLLNADVYLKPTYVSELVKAVESSNKIGSSCGKLLRMKLDGTFTNIIDSAGIQIGKNRNFLNLGSGEADRGQYDTRLYVFGVPATACLCRREMLDDIKIGGEYFDEAYFMYFEDADLSWRSQLFGWKCIYTPVAVGYHIGGSFPDELPHRASSRTMDYLLFRNRYLTMIKNDIVSNCLHDLFHLAMFEIKQLVNTLCLRPYRFRAISRLLRLLPYAISRRRLIQERRVVSAVDMRHWFS; encoded by the coding sequence ATGAATTTTGTGTCTGTTATCATTGTCAATAGGGACGTGAGCTTTTTAAAAAGATGTTTGGATTCTGTATATCAACAAACTTACGAAAAGATTGAGGTAATTCTCATTGATAATGCATCGTCTGATGGATCAGTAGAATTTGTTACGATGAACTACCCTGCTACTGTAGTGGTAAGAAATTCTGTTAATGAGGGTTTCTGTAAGGGCAACAATCGTGGCTTTGCGCTGGCTAAGGGAGAATACATAATGCTTCTCAATGCAGATGTCTATCTAAAGCCGACATATGTAAGCGAGCTTGTTAAAGCTGTTGAGAGTAGTAATAAAATTGGCTCATCCTGTGGGAAACTGCTGCGGATGAAGCTGGATGGAACATTTACAAACATCATCGATTCAGCTGGCATACAGATTGGAAAGAACAGAAATTTTCTTAACCTTGGCTCAGGTGAAGCCGACCGTGGTCAATATGACACGCGCTTATATGTCTTCGGAGTTCCTGCGACTGCTTGCCTTTGTAGGAGAGAAATGTTGGACGATATTAAAATCGGCGGAGAGTATTTTGATGAAGCCTATTTCATGTATTTTGAAGATGCTGATTTGAGCTGGAGGAGTCAACTTTTTGGCTGGAAGTGTATCTATACCCCGGTCGCGGTTGGATATCATATTGGGGGTAGTTTTCCCGATGAGTTGCCCCATCGAGCTAGCTCGAGAACCATGGACTACCTACTTTTCAGGAACAGGTATTTGACCATGATAAAGAATGACATAGTGAGTAACTGTCTCCACGATTTATTTCATCTTGCTATGTTTGAAATAAAACAGCTCGTAAACACTCTTTGTCTGCGACCTTATCGATTCCGGGCCATAAGCCGACTCTTAAGGCTGTTACCGTATGCCATTTCCCGGCGTAGATTAATTCAGGAGAGAAGAGTGGTTTCTGCAGTAGATATGAGACATTGGTTCTCTTAA
- a CDS encoding ABC transporter ATP-binding protein, translating into MTHPSSPITHNPSLVTADTAIRVEHVSKKYCKSLKRSMLYGMKDIAKNTLGLSSHSEKLRKDEFWALNDISFEVKKGETLGIIGPNGSGKTTLLKLLNGIFWPDKGKITVRGRVGALIAVGAGFHPMLTGRENIYINGAILGMGKKEIDEKFDEIVAFADIGDFLDTPVKFYSSGMFVRLGFAIAVHCEPDILLVDEVLAVGDFNFQDKCVKKIDEFRKEEKTIVIVSHDKERIRNLCSEAVCLHRGKIVSYGDTNEVLDYYYAYIKQEKTDKIIGERLYKEGKKRIKKKLEIVEVATCDEDRNQKGIFDCGDPMTVRVKIKANRSIDNSIVACQIYREDGILIHGASTYRLDLTLNVNKGKSTTVEFHYEKLNILEGNYYLKVFLMGHWLSPMRYDEIEQACFFIVKSELAKSGLAKSEGLAYIPCKITGDHVKKSSKI; encoded by the coding sequence ATGACCCATCCCTCATCACCCATTACCCATAACCCATCACTCGTTACCGCCGATACAGCCATCAGAGTTGAGCATGTTTCAAAAAAGTACTGCAAATCCCTAAAACGCTCCATGCTTTATGGTATGAAAGATATCGCAAAGAATACACTTGGATTGAGTTCGCACTCTGAGAAATTACGAAAGGATGAATTCTGGGCATTAAATGATATTTCTTTTGAAGTAAAAAAAGGAGAAACTCTCGGAATTATCGGGCCTAACGGTTCAGGGAAAACTACACTGCTTAAGCTTCTAAATGGTATTTTCTGGCCGGATAAAGGCAAAATAACTGTCAGAGGCAGAGTTGGCGCTCTTATAGCAGTAGGGGCAGGTTTTCATCCGATGCTTACAGGCAGGGAAAATATCTATATCAATGGTGCAATTCTTGGAATGGGTAAAAAAGAAATTGATGAAAAATTTGATGAGATTGTCGCATTTGCAGATATCGGCGATTTTCTTGACACACCGGTAAAATTTTATTCATCTGGCATGTTTGTAAGACTAGGCTTTGCCATCGCAGTCCATTGCGAGCCGGATATTCTGTTGGTGGATGAAGTGCTGGCGGTAGGGGACTTCAACTTTCAAGATAAATGTGTAAAGAAGATCGATGAGTTCAGAAAAGAAGAAAAAACCATTGTGATTGTCTCACATGATAAAGAAAGGATTAGAAATCTATGTTCTGAAGCAGTATGCTTACATCGAGGCAAGATAGTTTCCTATGGTGACACGAATGAGGTATTAGACTATTACTATGCATATATTAAGCAGGAAAAAACTGATAAGATAATTGGCGAAAGATTGTACAAAGAAGGAAAAAAGAGAATTAAAAAAAAGTTAGAAATAGTTGAGGTAGCAACTTGTGATGAAGATAGAAATCAAAAAGGCATCTTTGATTGTGGCGACCCCATGACCGTTAGAGTAAAAATAAAGGCTAACAGGTCTATTGATAATTCAATAGTGGCATGCCAGATTTACCGAGAAGATGGCATTCTTATTCATGGAGCAAGTACCTATCGATTAGATTTAACCCTCAATGTCAACAAGGGTAAAAGCACAACTGTGGAATTCCATTACGAAAAACTCAATATTTTGGAAGGAAATTATTACTTAAAGGTTTTTCTGATGGGACATTGGCTTTCTCCTATGAGATACGACGAAATTGAGCAGGCCTGTTTTTTTATTGTCAAGAGTGAATTGGCCAAGAGTGGATTGGCCAAGAGCGAAGGCTTGGCATATATACCTTGCAAAATAACAGGCGATCATGTTAAAAAGTCAAGCAAAATCTAA
- a CDS encoding type II secretion system protein, producing the protein MAIRMEKIIKNLKLKIAAIGCHGFTVIELIMVILIVSILAVVLIPKIGGIHSFKLDGAGQKLVSDIKYAQKLAMSKHQIHGILFEPAQEKYTVYQDGADTPVEDPHRPGSSLIVDYDDEHFEGVDLYSANFTGGNEVRFDCFGTPSDASDTPLTVTGEVVLKCSGEQISIQVTPNTGKTEMVK; encoded by the coding sequence GTGGCGATTAGAATGGAGAAAATAATTAAAAATTTAAAATTAAAAATTGCAGCCATAGGCTGCCATGGCTTTACAGTGATTGAGTTAATTATGGTGATTTTAATTGTTTCTATTTTAGCGGTAGTTCTAATACCAAAAATTGGAGGCATTCATTCATTTAAGCTTGATGGGGCAGGGCAAAAACTGGTTTCTGATATAAAATACGCTCAAAAGCTGGCTATGTCCAAACACCAGATACATGGAATTTTGTTTGAACCCGCTCAGGAGAAATACACAGTATATCAGGACGGTGCAGATACCCCGGTAGAAGATCCCCATCGTCCCGGATCTTCTTTAATTGTGGATTATGATGATGAACATTTTGAAGGGGTTGATCTTTACTCAGCTAACTTTACAGGCGGAAATGAAGTAAGATTTGACTGCTTTGGTACACCTTCTGATGCATCAGATACGCCATTGACAGTAACTGGCGAGGTGGTGCTAAAATGTAGTGGTGAGCAAATTTCTATACAGGTAACTCCCAACACGGGCAAAACAGAAATGGTTAAATAG
- a CDS encoding glycosyltransferase, with protein sequence MCEKVSIIILTKNAEENIFDTLTTVFKQRTSFPFEVMVIDDSSTDKTVEIIKKFSKVTLIQIKPEEFGHGKTRNLGASLASGQYLVFLNGDAIPKDEYWLSSLIGNFKNNDKVAGVYSRHLPRENCHLYMKLDLFNGMPPIKMIKQLKNVSKDEINLFINDLIQFSTVSCAIKKRIWEKEPFDERLVLAEDQDWSKKMLEEGYTIIYEPSSMVFHSHNYTPMEFFIYHLKCARMFNYIKGNPRTRKGILYSILFSPFNIFLQIIHQTIYALQRGYKPARVLKEGVITFILRFSGLLGNICGARSKTLK encoded by the coding sequence ATGTGTGAAAAAGTCTCCATAATCATTCTAACTAAAAATGCGGAAGAAAATATATTTGATACTCTCACAACGGTTTTCAAACAGAGAACTTCTTTCCCTTTTGAAGTCATGGTTATAGATGACAGTTCAACTGATAAAACTGTAGAAATAATCAAAAAATTTTCGAAGGTCACACTTATCCAAATCAAACCCGAAGAATTCGGCCATGGAAAAACAAGAAATCTTGGCGCTAGTTTAGCCAGTGGACAATATCTGGTTTTTCTAAATGGTGATGCTATCCCTAAAGACGAATATTGGCTTTCATCTCTGATTGGAAACTTCAAAAATAATGATAAAGTGGCTGGAGTATATAGCAGACATCTTCCCAGAGAAAATTGCCACTTATATATGAAGCTAGACCTCTTTAATGGAATGCCACCAATAAAAATGATAAAGCAACTTAAGAATGTTTCAAAAGATGAGATCAACCTTTTTATTAACGATTTAATCCAATTTTCTACTGTGAGTTGCGCAATAAAAAAAAGAATCTGGGAGAAAGAGCCATTTGACGAAAGATTAGTTTTAGCGGAAGATCAAGATTGGTCAAAAAAAATGCTAGAAGAAGGATATACAATAATATATGAACCAAGCTCTATGGTATTTCACTCTCACAATTATACTCCAATGGAATTTTTTATCTATCATCTCAAATGCGCAAGAATGTTCAACTATATCAAAGGTAACCCAAGAACAAGGAAAGGTATTTTATATTCGATTTTATTTTCCCCCTTTAATATTTTCCTCCAAATAATACATCAGACAATTTATGCTTTGCAAAGAGGCTACAAACCTGCTAGGGTTTTAAAAGAAGGAGTCATAACTTTTATTTTAAGGTTTAGCGGCCTGCTGGGAAATATCTGTGGAGCAAGGAGTAAAACACTTAAATAA
- a CDS encoding class I SAM-dependent methyltransferase produces the protein MDRDITSVVKKGTDRKSIMDSCKEYLQKKIDLTKKNRNYSKIVALIGRDKRVIDFGCGSGYFTKILKDKGCRVTCIDILEAEARKAIPFSENVIIHDIDTINLKEQLNGKYDVALFADVLEHLKYPERILLQTKRFLHPHGSIVISVPNIAHVTIRLALLMGKFNYQKRGILDRTHLKHFTRESILRLLVECGYRAQSIDGTILGVSHFYIESVAKTIGVDNIKKFEEYLLKGDALVGQFVIKASVADYIPKSLDVPEINEQFIDYENVKSYVLDLERKISFLSKRKIERVFTFVRNCLRKYKQ, from the coding sequence TTGGATAGGGATATTACGTCTGTCGTTAAAAAAGGAACTGACAGAAAATCTATTATGGACTCTTGCAAAGAATATCTTCAGAAAAAAATAGACCTTACAAAGAAAAACAGGAACTATTCAAAGATAGTTGCGTTGATAGGGAGAGATAAAAGGGTTATTGATTTCGGATGTGGTTCTGGTTATTTTACCAAGATTCTCAAAGATAAAGGATGCAGGGTAACATGTATTGATATCTTGGAGGCGGAAGCAAGAAAGGCCATCCCTTTCAGCGAAAATGTAATAATCCATGACATTGACACCATCAATCTTAAGGAGCAGTTGAATGGGAAATATGACGTGGCTCTATTTGCAGATGTTTTGGAACATCTCAAATACCCTGAAAGGATACTTTTACAGACAAAGAGATTTCTTCATCCTCATGGTAGCATTGTAATAAGCGTACCAAACATAGCACATGTAACCATAAGACTAGCTCTTTTAATGGGCAAATTTAACTATCAGAAAAGAGGGATATTGGACAGAACTCATCTGAAGCATTTCACCAGAGAAAGCATATTGAGACTACTTGTTGAATGTGGTTATCGGGCACAATCTATTGATGGTACAATTCTTGGTGTCTCACACTTCTATATCGAGTCCGTAGCAAAAACAATAGGGGTAGATAATATTAAGAAGTTTGAAGAGTATCTCCTAAAAGGCGATGCTCTTGTTGGCCAGTTTGTGATAAAGGCCTCTGTTGCAGATTATATACCAAAGAGTCTGGATGTTCCGGAGATAAATGAACAATTTATTGACTATGAGAATGTAAAATCTTACGTTCTCGATCTTGAGAGAAAGATTAGTTTTTTGAGCAAAAGAAAAATTGAACGGGTATTTACCTTTGTACGGAACTGTCTCAGGAAATATAAGCAATGA
- a CDS encoding O-antigen ligase family protein, with protein MRIFSYLLIFLAALNTLSTSKFLLIFKVLVIWVTILSIYGLIEYFLERVPAVDSVFAYHNNFACYLLLSVPLAISLGKEKKFFFWLGGFNFLVLLLTGARSSWLAFLLSFLIFIPLVIKYLKWKWLIISLLVLVLSLGLLFTYDQTFRNSGLASRTKSLLSPYKVSSVQARFKYWQSGFKIIKGSFPFGTGIQTFYQIYPKYKHSSFKSCTHHFAHNDYLQLLSEAGILGLGAFIYLIFFYLYLLFNIIFKKRGKEPVFIGIGMGSVCFFLHSFLEFNIYIPALMVVLYLYFAFVGKESSLGVKTLEISASSKKFLYPSLGIVFLLLVWVSSLPYQGQIYNEKGLIQSKKGDFLTALESFKKAGRLSSLNSNVWTNLGKTYFKLEDAESAKSAFHKAIKSNPYEAINYELLADILYKSGSANDKIRAVNYLERAKKLNPSQDRLGFKLGILYKDLGLDKEAAHKLLEKLERREDNI; from the coding sequence ATGAGAATTTTCTCTTACCTTCTTATCTTCTTAGCAGCTCTGAATACTCTTTCTACTTCTAAATTTCTTTTAATTTTTAAGGTTTTGGTTATCTGGGTTACTATTTTGAGTATATACGGACTAATAGAATATTTTCTAGAGAGAGTTCCTGCGGTTGATTCTGTATTTGCCTATCACAATAATTTCGCCTGTTATCTTCTTCTCAGCGTACCTTTGGCCATAAGTTTGGGCAAAGAAAAAAAGTTTTTCTTTTGGTTAGGAGGATTCAATTTTCTGGTTCTTTTATTGACAGGCGCTCGCAGCAGCTGGTTAGCTTTTCTCTTAAGTTTCTTAATTTTTATTCCTCTGGTTATTAAATACCTAAAATGGAAATGGCTCATCATTTCTTTACTGGTTTTAGTACTCTCTTTAGGTCTGCTTTTTACTTATGATCAAACATTTAGGAACTCTGGGCTTGCCAGTAGAACAAAAAGCCTCCTGTCCCCTTATAAAGTCTCAAGTGTTCAGGCGCGTTTCAAATACTGGCAAAGCGGCTTTAAAATCATTAAAGGAAGTTTTCCTTTCGGAACCGGAATCCAAACTTTCTATCAAATTTATCCCAAGTATAAACACTCTAGTTTCAAATCCTGCACTCACCATTTTGCCCACAATGATTATCTGCAGCTTCTTTCTGAAGCAGGGATATTAGGGCTGGGGGCTTTTATCTATCTAATCTTCTTTTATCTCTATCTCCTCTTTAATATTATTTTCAAAAAAAGAGGAAAAGAGCCTGTCTTTATTGGTATAGGAATGGGCTCAGTCTGTTTCTTTCTACACAGTTTTTTGGAATTCAATATATATATTCCTGCGCTAATGGTAGTTCTTTATCTGTATTTTGCTTTTGTTGGCAAAGAAAGCTCCTTAGGGGTAAAAACTCTCGAGATTTCTGCTTCAAGCAAGAAATTTCTTTATCCGAGTCTTGGGATTGTATTTCTTCTGCTTGTCTGGGTTAGCAGCCTTCCTTATCAGGGGCAGATTTATAACGAGAAAGGACTGATACAGTCCAAAAAGGGCGATTTTCTCACAGCTTTAGAAAGTTTCAAAAAAGCAGGCAGATTAAGTTCTTTGAATTCTAATGTGTGGACTAACTTAGGAAAAACTTATTTTAAGCTGGAAGATGCGGAAAGCGCTAAATCGGCGTTTCATAAAGCCATTAAGTCAAATCCCTATGAAGCGATTAATTATGAGCTCTTAGCTGATATATTATACAAAAGCGGTTCTGCAAACGATAAAATTAGGGCTGTAAACTATCTTGAGAGGGCAAAAAAACTCAATCCCTCTCAGGACAGGCTCGGTTTTAAGCTGGGTATACTTTATAAAGACTTGGGGCTGGATAAAGAGGCGGCGCACAAACTGCTTGAAAAATTAGAAAGGCGAGAAGATAATATTTAA
- a CDS encoding glycosyltransferase family 4 protein, which yields MRKMRVLFLTQTAELGAASRYLVYQYLRFLEQEGIECTVSPGIPSKHFSKAYFTESLLKKIPYHGLVFLKRLRELSSLNGYDIIFVQKCVLPQTFPVIETIISHLNKKLIFDIDESLFYLPPRRKRSTLYRLRYNAIPRILKMSRHVIAGNNYLRDYILNYNSNVSVIPTVIDTDRYAVRDYKNDNNKNIVIGWMGNPTTSIYLDQLRTVFKVLSQRYNITIRIIGANGFKIDDVEVDSRDWNLHSEVKELQDFDIGIMPLTDDVWTRGKCGCKILQYMGVGVPAVASRIGENGKIIKDGINGFLADSNDEWIEKLSLLIEDPTLRQKMGKEGRNTVENFYSLKVNTSKLKAVLEKVYLSS from the coding sequence ATGAGAAAAATGCGAGTCCTATTCTTAACACAGACCGCAGAGCTTGGAGCAGCCAGTAGATACCTGGTCTATCAGTACTTAAGGTTTCTGGAGCAAGAAGGCATTGAATGCACCGTGAGCCCTGGCATACCTTCCAAACATTTCTCAAAAGCATATTTCACCGAGAGTCTCCTTAAAAAAATTCCCTATCACGGTCTAGTCTTCCTAAAACGACTCAGGGAACTGAGCTCTCTTAACGGATATGACATTATCTTCGTGCAAAAGTGTGTGCTGCCTCAGACCTTTCCCGTCATTGAAACGATAATTTCTCATTTGAATAAAAAACTAATCTTCGATATTGATGAAAGCCTCTTCTATTTGCCGCCGCGCCGCAAGCGAAGCACCCTTTACAGATTGCGTTATAATGCCATTCCACGGATCCTAAAGATGAGTAGACATGTTATTGCGGGCAATAATTACCTCAGGGATTATATCTTAAATTATAATAGCAATGTTTCAGTAATTCCAACCGTAATAGATACCGACCGATATGCTGTGAGAGACTATAAAAATGATAATAACAAAAACATTGTCATCGGCTGGATGGGAAATCCTACCACTAGCATCTACCTTGACCAGTTGAGGACAGTTTTTAAGGTGCTTTCCCAGAGATATAATATTACCATACGCATCATTGGTGCCAACGGTTTTAAAATCGATGATGTCGAGGTGGATAGCCGTGATTGGAATCTGCATTCCGAGGTCAAGGAACTGCAGGATTTTGATATTGGAATAATGCCCCTAACAGACGATGTATGGACTCGAGGGAAATGTGGTTGTAAGATCTTACAATACATGGGAGTAGGCGTGCCTGCAGTTGCTTCCCGCATCGGAGAAAATGGCAAAATTATCAAGGATGGAATCAATGGATTTCTAGCGGATTCTAATGATGAATGGATTGAAAAGTTATCCTTGCTCATTGAGGACCCGACTCTCAGGCAAAAGATGGGAAAGGAAGGCCGAAATACAGTTGAAAATTTTTACTCTCTCAAGGTAAATACTTCCAAGTTAAAGGCTGTTTTGGAGAAAGTTTATTTAAGTTCATGA
- a CDS encoding transposase, protein MENTSKTAGKLKAQIKMFSNKIGRGLSKPKQKFLFGMMYGIQACKDIKLSNISRSLEEKIRLIKTENRLSRQMSQKDLTQEINKKIIEEGALRISNDTVLAVDLGDISKEHSKSLEFLERVRDGSTGKIKKGYWTCEIVGADIDGEELIPLYSELYSAGAKGFKSENEQIEHAVEAVSSVLNGRGIYCIDRGGDRKKIIKPFLENKNRFVIRMVGTRDLWIGDKKRRALRIANNCHCWRTRELVIRKEGKLDRRKISIGSKKVKLTFWDEPLWMVVIKGFGDKPMMLLTNTKPIRSKYDMEWILDTYLTRWKCEESYRFIKQSYNLEDVRVRSYIAIRNTVALIHAIFYFVSIELGKKIKLNILLRKLYEKAKRFFEIPDFKQYAIADGIYKVLFNYKSKNFANSDKNKCSNQLSFDFAVTYE, encoded by the coding sequence ATGGAGAATACTAGCAAAACAGCAGGCAAATTAAAAGCGCAGATCAAAATGTTCAGTAACAAGATAGGAAGAGGGCTATCGAAACCGAAGCAAAAGTTTTTGTTTGGAATGATGTATGGAATACAAGCATGCAAGGATATAAAATTATCAAACATTTCCAGAAGTTTGGAAGAAAAAATACGTTTAATAAAGACAGAGAACAGGTTATCCAGACAGATGTCACAGAAAGACCTGACACAAGAAATTAACAAGAAAATAATAGAGGAAGGAGCTTTAAGGATAAGTAATGATACAGTGTTAGCAGTAGATTTGGGAGATATTTCTAAGGAGCATAGTAAAAGTTTAGAATTTTTAGAGAGGGTGAGAGACGGAAGTACAGGAAAGATAAAGAAGGGATATTGGACATGTGAGATAGTAGGAGCGGACATAGACGGAGAAGAATTAATTCCGCTTTACAGCGAACTTTATTCAGCAGGAGCAAAAGGATTCAAAAGCGAAAATGAGCAGATAGAACATGCAGTAGAAGCGGTAAGCAGTGTGCTGAATGGCAGAGGTATATACTGCATAGACAGAGGAGGAGACCGCAAAAAGATAATAAAACCTTTTTTAGAAAATAAAAATAGGTTTGTAATAAGGATGGTTGGAACAAGAGATTTATGGATTGGGGATAAAAAGAGAAGGGCTCTAAGGATAGCGAATAACTGTCACTGCTGGAGAACAAGAGAATTAGTAATCAGAAAAGAAGGAAAACTGGATAGGAGAAAAATATCCATAGGTTCTAAGAAAGTGAAATTAACATTTTGGGATGAGCCGCTATGGATGGTAGTAATAAAAGGGTTTGGAGATAAACCAATGATGCTGCTAACTAATACAAAGCCGATAAGAAGCAAATATGATATGGAATGGATATTGGATACATATTTAACCAGATGGAAATGTGAGGAGAGCTACAGATTCATTAAACAGTCATACAATTTGGAGGACGTCAGAGTTAGAAGTTACATTGCGATAAGGAACACAGTAGCTTTGATTCATGCGATATTTTACTTTGTCAGTATTGAGTTAGGGAAAAAGATAAAACTGAACATATTATTGAGAAAGTTGTATGAGAAAGCGAAAAGATTTTTTGAGATACCAGACTTTAAGCAATACGCCATAGCTGACGGTATATACAAGGTTTTATTCAACTACAAATCTAAAAATTTCGCGAATTCTGACAAAAATAAATGCTCAAATCAGTTATCCTTCGATTTTGCAGTCACTTATGAATAA
- a CDS encoding glycosyltransferase family 2 protein — protein sequence MDITTQVLSIVIVNWNAEGFLKDCLNSIYKSCKLKLEVFVVDNSSSDKSMEVLENEFPQVKIIKNKENLGFARANNQAIKQSRGRYVLMLNPDTIVLPNALDIMVEFMDEHTEAGACGPKLLNPDGSLQPSCRSFPTLLTTLFEETLLNRIFPKNRVIGEYRMGYWDHGDIWEVDQPMGSALMVRREAIEQVGLLDEQFFIYYEEVDWCYRMKKRSWKVFFLPQAQIIHYGGASCNQDRGINLMEMYRSLIKFFRKHYGQTSVILLRFLIVYGLLLRTFIFSILYLLSREQLEARQKLKACLAVFREAIR from the coding sequence ATGGACATTACGACGCAAGTTCTCTCAATTGTAATAGTTAATTGGAATGCTGAAGGGTTTTTGAAAGATTGCCTAAATTCCATTTACAAAAGTTGTAAGTTAAAACTTGAGGTGTTTGTAGTAGATAATTCTTCTTCTGACAAAAGCATGGAAGTGCTCGAGAACGAATTTCCTCAAGTTAAAATAATAAAAAATAAAGAGAATTTAGGATTTGCTAGAGCTAATAATCAAGCAATAAAACAAAGTAGAGGAAGATATGTATTAATGTTAAATCCGGACACCATTGTTTTACCCAATGCTTTAGATATTATGGTAGAATTCATGGATGAACATACTGAAGCTGGCGCATGTGGCCCTAAGTTGCTAAATCCAGATGGGAGCTTACAGCCTTCCTGCAGAAGCTTTCCTACGCTTCTAACGACATTATTTGAAGAGACTTTATTAAATAGGATCTTTCCTAAAAATAGGGTTATTGGTGAATATAGGATGGGATATTGGGATCACGGTGATATTTGGGAAGTTGACCAACCAATGGGGTCGGCTCTAATGGTAAGGAGGGAAGCCATTGAGCAAGTTGGGCTTCTAGATGAGCAATTTTTTATCTATTATGAAGAGGTTGACTGGTGCTACCGGATGAAAAAGCGAAGCTGGAAGGTGTTTTTTCTCCCCCAGGCGCAAATAATTCATTATGGGGGAGCCAGCTGCAACCAGGATAGAGGCATTAACTTGATGGAAATGTATCGCAGCCTGATTAAGTTCTTTCGGAAGCATTATGGGCAGACCTCGGTAATCTTATTAAGGTTTCTGATTGTATATGGACTGCTCCTAAGAACATTTATCTTTTCTATTCTCTATCTATTGAGCAGGGAGCAATTAGAAGCAAGGCAGAAATTGAAGGCCTGTTTAGCGGTTTTTAGAGAGGCTATTCGATGA